The Sinomicrobium kalidii genome contains a region encoding:
- a CDS encoding DUF368 domain-containing protein, whose translation MNSVRTLRDRVFLVIKGLAMGAANKVPGVSGGIVAFVAGFYEEFIYSLQKINLKALKLLINGRFKSFFRYINGRFLGLLIFGMLVSYFSVSKILDFFIAKKELFVWATFFGMILGSIYYISRGFCWNRKTVISAIAGLLVGISISFLSPARENTNLLFIFLCGIISVSGMTLPGLSGSFILILLGNYVLLLVDSVNALYDTFAEMLRGDFSFLQNEERIDVLIILGVFTLGSATGLVTISHLLNYVLKHYKNITTAIIIGFITGSLGVVWPWKETIYRTNEAGKFIFDSEGHRIIQNYRRYIPDFSISETWIAIAFVIFGIFVVLSLDWYGRRTRKVK comes from the coding sequence ATGAATAGTGTCAGAACACTTAGGGACAGGGTCTTTTTAGTGATAAAAGGACTGGCCATGGGAGCTGCCAACAAGGTGCCCGGGGTCTCCGGTGGCATTGTGGCTTTTGTGGCCGGATTTTACGAGGAATTCATCTATTCACTCCAGAAAATCAACCTCAAGGCCCTGAAATTACTCATCAACGGGAGGTTTAAGTCCTTTTTCCGCTATATCAACGGAAGGTTCCTGGGACTGCTCATCTTCGGTATGCTGGTGAGTTATTTCAGTGTATCCAAAATACTCGATTTTTTTATTGCCAAAAAAGAGCTCTTTGTCTGGGCAACCTTTTTCGGAATGATCCTGGGGTCCATATATTACATTTCAAGAGGCTTTTGCTGGAACCGGAAAACCGTTATCTCGGCTATTGCGGGATTACTGGTCGGGATATCCATCAGTTTCCTGAGTCCCGCGAGAGAAAACACCAATCTCCTCTTCATTTTCCTTTGTGGTATTATCAGTGTGTCCGGGATGACGCTGCCCGGCCTGTCCGGGTCCTTTATCCTTATTCTTCTGGGCAATTACGTACTCCTGCTGGTAGATTCGGTAAATGCCCTTTACGATACCTTTGCCGAAATGCTGCGCGGTGATTTTTCCTTCCTTCAGAACGAAGAGCGAATAGACGTATTGATCATCCTCGGTGTGTTCACCCTGGGATCTGCCACAGGACTGGTGACCATTTCGCACCTGCTGAATTACGTGCTCAAGCATTACAAAAATATCACCACAGCCATAATCATCGGCTTTATAACAGGCTCCCTGGGCGTTGTATGGCCATGGAAAGAAACGATATACCGCACGAACGAAGCGGGAAAATTTATCTTTGACAGTGAAGGGCACCGGATCATACAAAATTACCGCCGCTATATTCCCGATTTTTCCATTTCGGAGACCTGGATAGCCATAGCTTTTGTTATCTTTGGGATTTTCGTTGTCCTTTCACTCGACTGGTACGGAAGACGGACAAGAAAGGTAAAGTAA